A segment of the Actinomyces sp. oral taxon 171 str. F0337 genome:
GGCGTAGGCGTCATCGAGATAGGCAGTCAGGACGGAGAGGTCGCCGACGATGACCTGGGCGGCCTCCTCGGGCGTGTGCCGCCAGTCCTCGGTGTTGTCGGGCAGGGGCAGGGCGAAGCGCTCCCGGTGGCCGCCGGTGACCCAGACGGGCTCGACGCCCGCCAGGGCTGCGACCTGGATGTCGAGCTCGCGGGCCGTGTGCCAGGCCAGCCAGGTCAGCGAGTCGATGCGGGGCGCCATGTCCGGGGCGGGCCGGGTGTTGGCCTGCTCGAGCGTGACACCGTCGAAGGCGCGATCGAAGCGCTCGCGGGACCGGGACAGGACGTCAATGAGCATCTCAAGAGTCGTCATGATGCCAGGCTACGCCTCTGCCGACCATTGCTTGCAATTTCAGTGACTCTTGCTGTGGCTAGGGTGCGGCAAGAGAAGAAAAAGTGAATACCCGTGGGGTCGACATAGGCGGGTAGAAATACTGTGTGCCTGGGTGGGATGACGGTCTCTATCCGTTGAAGCTTACGGCTCCGATGCTTGACATGAACGTCAGGTCGTCGGCATTGTGCCAGTATTCAATGAACTTACCGTCCTTGAATCGTAAGATGTCGATTGCCGAGAAGCGGACCCTGGTTCCTGGTTCTGCTGTTGCGCCTGGAAAACCTCCAGCGTATTGGCCTTCGCCGATCCATCTGGCTGCAAGCAAGTCGCCTTGGATGATCGGATCGATTTCGATACTGAAAGTGATGGGGGTGAAGAGGGTGCGGCTACTGGTGATCATCTTCCGGACTCCGTCGCGACCTGAGTAGTCCTCGCCAGATTCTTCGTTGGTGGGATGGAAGTGAAAATCAGGAGAGATGATCTCGTCAATGAGATCCATCTCGCCGTTCCATGCTCGGATCCACTTGTCGTACAGTTCGGTTGCCTGTGTCATGAGTGCCTCAATGCTAGGTTGTTCGGTGAAGCGATGTATGTCATGTTACCAGTGTGGACGTTACTCGTCTCTGTTGTGACACCGCGATTATTTCGCGCAACGAGAAATTTTCTGTTGTTCGTCACTGGTTTGTTGTTCGACCGTGGGTGACGTAATTTGTGATGCATTCCTGTCAGAGGTTGAGGATTTGTGGGCGTTCAAGGGGTTGATTCACTTTTCTTTGTGAATGCGGCGCTCATTGGTGGCTCGTGCCCTGTGTTGCAGACGAGGTTTGCAAGAGGGTGTTCAGGTTGGCTGACATGGTTTAAAACCTGGGCAGAGGTCCACGATCTCCGCCAGGAGGCTCCAGCCCGATGTGTGGGCAGAGTTATTCAATCCGCATTGCGGGGGAATCCTCCCGGGAAGGGGTGGTGTTGCTGAACTTCAGTGGTTCTGGTGTGACGCCGCAGGAAGCGAGTTTCTGCTCCAGGCCGGCAGTGCGCTCAGGCGAAGACGACGGTGCGGTGCCCGTTGAGCAGCACCCGGTGCTCGGTGTGCCAGCGCACCGCCTGCGCCAGCACCCGGCGCTCGACGTCCTGGCCCTTGGCCTGCAGCATGGACACGGAGTCCTCGTGCCCGGCCCGCGTCACGTCCTGCTCGATGATCGGCCCCTCGTCGAGGTCCGCCGTCACGTAGTGCGCCGTCGCCCCGATGAGCTTGACCCCGCGCTCGTGCGCCTGGGCGTAGGGACGCGCCCCCTTGAAGGACGGCAGGAACGAGTGGTGGATGTTGATGACGCCCCCGTGCAGCCGCTCGCACAGGGTGGGGGAGAGGATCTGCATGTAGCGGGCCAGCACCACCAGCTCGACGTCGAGGGAGTCCACCAGCCCCAGCAGCTCGGCCTCGGCGGCCTCCTTGGTCTCCTTGGTGACCGGGATGTGGTGGAAGGGCACCCCGTAGAACTCGGCAACGTCCCGCAGCGTCTCATGGTTGCCCACCACGCCGACGACGTCGACCGGCAGTCCCTGGCTGCGGGCCCGGAAGAGCAGGTCGGTCAGGCAGTGCCCCTCCTTGGAGACCATGATGAGGGTGCGCATGGCGCGCCCCACCTCGTCGAGGCTCCACTCCATCTCGTACTCGCCGGCCAGCTCGGCTAGGTCCTTCTCCAGCTCCACGCGCGGCACGGTGGTGAGCACCTGGACCCGCATGAAGAACAGGCCCGTGGAGGAGTCCCCGAACTGCTTGGACTCAGTGATGTTCCCACCGCGGCGCGCCAGCGTCCCGGTGACCGCGTGGACGATCCCCGGGCGGTCGGGGCAGGACAGGGACAGGACCAGGTGGGCGGCGGAGTCGGGTTGCGCCGTGGAGTGAGCCATGGCCTCAGCCTAACCGGGACCGGCCCCCGCCGTAGAAACGGCTCAGGTGCCGGTCCCGGAGGATCCGTGTTCCTTGGGTTCCCGTCGTGGCTCAGCCCTGACGGGCCTTGAGGCGGGGGTTCTTCTTGTTGATGACGTAGGTGTGACCGCGGCGTCGGACCACCTTGGACCCCGGCTGCTTGGCCAGGGACCGGATCGAGGCACGAACCTTCATGCCGGCTCCTTTCCTTCTTCGTGTCCAGTGATGGCGGTGAGAGGACGAGGGTGCAGGGCGGTGGCGCCCCGCCTGTGCACCTACCGCTTGCGCTTGCCGTAGCGGCGCTCGAACTTCTCCACCCGGCCGGCCGTGTCCAGGATCTTGCCCTGGCCGGTCCAGAACGGGTGCGAGGCGCTGGAGACCTCGACGTCGTAGACCGGGTAGGTGTTGCCGTCCTCCCACTCGATGGTCTCCGACGACGTCAGGGTCGAACGGGTCAGGAAGGCGAAGCCGGCGGACTTGTCGCGAAAGACGATGGGCTGGTAGCTGGGGTGGATCCCAGGACGCATACGAGCTCCTTGGATGGGTGAATGTGAGAACTGACGTGGTGAACGGGTGCCGGAGGCGGCGCTGCGAGAGGGTGGCTGCGGCTGCGTGACGCCGCACGCCCCGGCGGGTGCGGGCCCGCAGGCCCCGTCCCGCCCGTGCCCGCCTACCAGGAGGACTTGACGATGCCCGGCAGTTCGCCGCGCAGCGCCATCTCGCGGAAGCGCACCCGGGAGGTCCCGGTGACGCGCAGGTGCCCGCGTGGGCGACCGTCCACCGCGTCGCGCCGACGCAGACGAGTGGGGGAGGCGTCGCGGGGCAGCGCGTGCAGCGCCGCCATCGCCTCGTCGCGCTCGTCCTGGCTCAGGTGAGGGTTGACCGAGGCCCGCTTGAGCTCGGCGCGGCGCTCGGCGTAACGCTCCACCACCTGCTGGCGCCGCAGCTCGGCGGCGATCTTGGACTTCTTGGCCATCAGCGCGACTCCTTGTACTCCACGTGCCGGCGCACCACCGGATCGAACTTGCGCAGCACCAGCCGGTCGGGGGTGTTGCGGCGGTTCTTTCGGGTCACGTAGGTGTGGCCCGTGCCCGCGGTCGAGACCATCTTGATGATCGGCCGCAGGTCCTTGCCCTTCGCCCCGCTCATGACAGCTTCTCCCCTCGGGCCAGCATCTGAGCCACGACGACGTCGATGCCCAGCTTGTCGATCGTGCGGATGCCCTTGGCGGACACCGTCAGGCGCACGGTGCGTCCCAGGGACGGCACCCAGTAGCGCTTGCGCTGCAGGTTGGGATCCCAGCGCCGGGGCGTGCGCTTGTGGGAGTGAGAGACGGACCGGCCGAAGACAGGCCGGGCCCCCGTGACTTGGCAGTAGGTGGTCATGACGAGCATGATATAAGAATGATTCTCAGTTTCGTCAACTCTGCTGGAGGACCTCGTGACCGATCCCTCGGATGACTTTGCCGGCAACCGCGCTGACATCCCCGGCTCCCCGGCCGCAGCCGAAGGCCGGCACACCCTGGCCGTCATCGGCGCCGTCGACCCCGCGCTGCTGGACCTGGTCGACCTCTCCCTGGCCGGCCAGGACGCCGTCGTCATCCGCGCCGGGCTCCACTTCGGCGCCGACGACGATGCCGGCAGCAGTGACGCCGGCGACGACCTGGTCCGGCTCGTCAGCCACAGCTCGGCCGACGGCTTCGACGACGAACCGGTGCGCCTCGACGTCCCCATGCCCTACACCTGCCCCACCTGCTCCCTGCGGGAGGTCCTGGCCGCCGTCGCCCAGGACCGCGCCGCCCAGGAACCGGGCGGCACCACCGTCATCCTCCTGCCGGCGGCCATCGAGCTCGCCCACCTCCTGCCCGGCCTGGCCGAGGAGCTCGCCGGCACCTGGGTGAGACTGGCCGGAGCCGCCCACGTCCTGGACGCCACCACCGCCCTGGACGAGCTCCTCGAGCACCGCCGGCTGAGCGCCTTCCCCGGCGACTGTCGCTGCACGGGCGCCGTCCACCTCACCAACCTCGGCTACGCCGACCTCGTCCTGGCCCTGGGACGCGACGAGAACCCGGCCGGCGCCGACCTCATCGAGCACCTGCGCCCCCACGACGCCCTCCTGCTCCCGGGGCTCGACGCGCCCCTCCTGGAGGCCCTCGCCTCCCTCACCCACGACACCGCCGCCTCCCTGAGCCGCATCCACCCCGCCACTACCAGCGCCTGGGGCGGCCCCGATGAGCACGGCGTGTGGACCCTCGACCTCAGCGCCTCCCTGCCCTTCCACCCCGAGCGCCTGCGCTCCCTCGTCGTCGAGCTCGCAGGACAGGGCCTGTGCGCTCGCGGCTGCTTCTGGCTGCCCAGCCGCCCCGGCCGGGTCTGCACCTGGGAGGTCGCCGGGGGTGCTGTGAGCGTCGGCGACGCCGGAACCTGGGCGGAGGTCCCGGCCGCCCCCGCCGGTGCCGGCGACGACGCGTCCGCCGAGCCCCGCTGCCACCTCGTGGTCACCGGCGTGGGCGACGAGGGGATGCGCGAGCAGGTGCGCCGCGCCTTCTCCCGGATCCTCCTGCGCCCCGAGGAGATGGCCCAGGCCCTGGCCTGGATCGGCGCCGACGACGGCCTGGGCGACTGGTTCGGACAGGAGGACCAGGAGGGCTGAGCGCCCGCCCCCGTGGTGCGAGCCCTACCCCGAGGCGCCACAGCGCGGCACAGGACAACGCGGTGCGGCCCGGGACGGGCGCGGCCGCTCCCCGGCACGGTAGGGTGTCCCCGTCGCGACTGGCGCCGGGTGGATCACCACCGGGGAGCGGCACGAACACGACTCCGGGGTCGCCCGCCTGGGCCACGGATCGCCCACCAGTGCGCGCACGCCGCCCGCTTCACCGTGGCGTGCGCCCCACACCTGAGGAGAGACATGACCGCGCAAGCCGTCACCCCGTCCCTGAACCAGCCGCTGGCCGAGCTCGACCCCGACATCGCCGAGGTCCTCACCGGTGAGCTCGCCCGCCAGCGCGAGACCCTGGAGATGATCGCCTCGGAGAACTTCGTTCCCCGGGCCGTCCTGGAGTGTCAGGGATCGGTCCTGACCAACAAGTACGCGGAGGGCTACCCAGGTCGCCGCTACTACGGCGGCTGCGAGGTCGTCGACGTCGCCGAGTCCCTGGCCATCGAGCGCGCCAAGGCCGTCTTCGACGCCGAGTGGGCCAACGTCCAGCCCCACTCCGGGGCCCAGGCCAACGCCGCCGTCCTCCACGCCCTGGCCACCCCCGGCGACACCCTCCTGGGCCTGTCCCTGGCCCACGGCGGACACCTCACCCACGGCATGAAGATCAACTTCTCCGGCAAGAACTACAACGCCACCGCCTACGGCGTGGACGAGACCACCATGCGCATCGAGATGGACCAGGTGCGCGAGGCCGCCCTGCGTGAGCGCCCCTCGGTCATCATCGCTGGCTGGTCCGCCTACCCCCGCCACCTCGACTTCGCCGCCTTCCGCTCCATCGCCGACGAGGTCGGCGCCACTCTGTGGGTGGACATGGCCCACTTCGCCGGGCTCGTCGCCGCCGGCCTGCACCCCAACCCCGTCCCGCACGCCGACGTCGTGTCCACCACCGTCCACAAGACCTTGGGCGGGCCCCGCTCCGGCATGCTCCTGTCCAGCCGCGCCGAGCAGTGGGGCAAGAAGCTCAACTCCGCCGTCTTCCCCGGCCAGCAGGGCGGCCCCCTCATGCACGTCATCGCCGCCAAGGCCGTGGCCATGAAGATCGCCGGCACCGAGGAGTTCCGCGAGCGTCAGGAGCGCACCGTGCGTGGCGCCGCCATCATCGCCGAGCGCCTGGGGGCTGACGACGTCAAGGCCGCCGGCGTCAGCCTGGTCACCGGTGGCACCGACGTCCACCTGGTGCTGGTGGACCTGCGCGACTCCTCCCTGGACGGCCAGCAGGCAGAGGACCTCCTGCACACCGCCGGCATCACGGTCAACCGCAATGCCGTCCCCTTCGACCCGCGTCCCCCGCGCGTCACCTCCGGCCTGCGCATCGGCACTCCCGCCCTGGCCACCCGCGGCTTCGGGGAGGCCGAGTTCACCGAGGTCGCCGACATCATCGCCGCCACCCTCGTCCACGGCGCCGCCGGCACCGCCGACGACGAAACCCTGGCCGCCCTGCGCGCCCGCGTGCGCGCCCTGACCGACGCCTTCCCCCTCTACCCGGGGCTGGCCCAGTGAGGGCCCCCTGGAACGGGGCGGCCCGGGTCCTGGACGGCAAGGCCACGGCCGCCGCCCTCAAGGCCGAGCTCAAGGAACGCGTCGCGGCGCTGCGCGAGCGCGGCGTCACCCCCGGCCTGGGCACGGTCCTGGTGGGGGAGGACCCCGGCAGCGTCAAGTACGTCGCCGGGAAGCACGCCGACTGCGCCGAGGTCGGCATCCTCTCCATCCGTGAGGACCTGCCGGCCACCGCCACCCAGGCCGAGGTGGCCGCCGCCGTCGACCGCCTCAACGCCGATGACGCCTGCACCGGCTACATCGTCCAGCTCCCGCTGCCGGCGGGCGTGGACACCAACGCGATCCTGGAGCGCGTCGACCCGGCCAAGGACGCCGACGGCCTGCACCCCACCAACCTGGGGCGCCTGGTGCTGCGGGCCTCGGGGCCCATCGACTCGCCCCTGCCCTGCACGCCGCGCGGCTGCATCGAGCTCATGGAGCGCCACGGCATCGACCTGGCCGGCCGCAACGTGTGCGTCGTCGGCCGCGGGGTCACGGTGGGCCGCTCCATCGGCCTGCTCCTGGGCCGCAAGGACGTCAACGCCACCGTGGACATCTGTCACACCGGCACCACGGATCTGGCCGAGCACATGCGCCGGGCCGACGTCGTCATCTCGGCGGCCGGCAGCCCCGGCATCATCACCCCGCAGATGGTCGCCCCCGGCGCGATCGTCCTGGACGTGGGCGTCTCGCGCATCGTCGACCCCGCCACCGGCAAGGGCCGCATCGCCGGTGACGTCGCCGACGGCGTCGACGAGGTGGCCTCCTGGCTCTCGCCCAACCCCGGCGGCGTGGGCCCCATGACCCGCGCCCTGCTGCTGGCCAACGTGGTCGAGACCGCGGAGCGCTCGCTCTGAGGGACGTCGCCGCTCGCCCGACCGGCCGATAATCTTGAGGTCATGACGGACGAGTCCCACGGCGCCCATCCCTCCCATCCTGACCACCCCACCCATCCGGCTGAGTCGGCAGGCTCCCCGAGCTCCTCGGAGTCTGAACCGACTCAGCCGGAGGCGTGCCCGCCGCCCCCTGCGGACACGGCGCCTGAGTCGTCCTCGCCGGACGCGACCGGCTCCCAGGACCCGCGACCGGACCGCGGTGGCCTGCGACGGCGGACCCTCATCCTCGGTGCGGCCGGCGCCGGCTCTCTCATCGTGGGCGGAGCCATCCTGGTGCGCTGCACCACGGGGCGCCGGAGCTCACCGACACCCACGGCCACCGACTCGCCGGCCTCAGCCGCCTACCGCCCCGCCTACCACTACAGCCCCGCCACGGGGAACCTTGCCGACCCCAACGGCCTGGTTCTCTACGAGGGCGAGTACCACCTCTTCCACCAGCAGGACGGCACCTGGGGCCACGCGATCAGCTCGGACATGGTGCACTGGAAGCGCCAGGGGACGGCCCTGAAGCACGACGCGCAGGGCCTGGCCATGTCCGGCAGCTGCGTCGTCGACGGCGCCGACACCTCCGGCCTGGTCGCCGGCGGCGGCCTGGTCGCCGTCTACACCTCCACCGAGGGCGGTGAGGCCCAGTCCCTCGCCTACTCCACCGACCGGGGGAGGAGCTGGCGGCGCTTCTCCGGCAACCCCGTCATCCCCAACGACGGGCGCAAGGACTTCCGCGACCCCAAGGTCTTCTGGCACGAGGACTCCAAGGCCTGGATCATGATCGTCTCCGCCGGCGACCACGTCTCCCTGTTCCGCTCCACCGATCTCAAGGCCTGGACCCACGCCAGCGACTTCGGCCAGGGCGTCGGCTCTCACGCCGCCGTGTGGGAGTGCCCCGATCTCTTCCCCCTGACCGACTCCAGCGACGGCAGGACCCGCTGGGTCATGACCCTCTCGGTGGGTGCCAACGAGGAGACGGCGGGTTCCACCGCCCAGTACTTCATCGGCGACTTCGACGGCTCCGTCTTCTTCCCCGAGGACCGCCAGACCCGCTTCACCGACGTCGGCCAGGACTTCTACGCCGCCCAGAGCTTCGAGCACGTCGAGGGTCGCCGCGTGTGGATGGCCTGGCTGGGCAACTGGAACTATCCCTACTCGCTTCCCACCGGCGACTGGCGCGGTGAGATGAGCATCCCGCGCGAGCTGTCCCTGACCACTGTTGGCGGCAAGCGCACCCTCGTGCAGAAGCCCGTCCCCGAGCTCGACGCGCTGCGCGGCAAGGCCACCGATCTCGCCGGCCTCAAGGCCACCGACACGGTGACGGGGCTGGGTGCGGGTCGCACGGTCGAGATCGACCTGACCCTGGACGTCTCCCAGGCCTCTGAGGCCTGGCTGGGCCTGGCCCGCGGGGAGGTCAACGGCAAGACCCAGGAGGTTCGTGTCGGAGTCGACATCTCGACAGGCACCCTCTACCTCGACCGCACCGACGGCGGGCTCATACAGGTTGACGGCAAGGATGAGGGGACCAGGACCGACTTCGCCCTGCGCAGGCAGACGCGGTACCGCCCCACCGGCTCCACGGTGCGTCTGCACCTCTACTTGGACCGCTCCAGCCTCGAGGTCTTCATCGACGACGGCGCCACCGTCGGCAGCCTCCTGGTCTTCACCGCCCCCTCCTGCCAGGAGATCGTCCTGGGGGCCAAGGGCACGGCCACCATCACCTCCGGTAGCCTCACCCCACTGTCGGCCGCCCTGTAGGTGCACCGCAGGACGTGTCGACGACAAGGAGGCGGGGCCGCCGGAACTTCTGTTCCGACGGCCCCGCCATCGTCTCAGGGTGCTGCCGGGCACCGTGGTGCTCCGTCCTCGGCCCTGCCGGCACCTACTTCAGTCGCTGCGGGCGGGTGTCACCGCCGTTGGTGCGGGCCTGGTCGGCGGGGATGTCCGCGAAGCCTCCCAAGCCGTTGGTGCCGTAGGTGCGGTCCACCGAAGTGGTGTCCCCGGAGATGTTCAGCTTCACCGTCGGGGCCAGTGAGCCTCCGCGCACCGGGTTGCCGTCCTTGTTGCCGCCGATGGAGTCGATGAAGGACTCCACCAGGCCGCCGGGCATGACGTAGTGCGAGTAGGACTGGAAGGTGTACGGGCTCTGGTTGAAGTCCGGTGAGTAGGGCTTGCCCGGGTTGAAGTTGAGATTGATGGGGTTGCCCAGTGCGATACCCGTGTTCTGGTTGAGCGGCTTGTAGTCGGATCGCAGTCCGTCACCCACGAACCCGTAGACGCCCTCGGGCCCCTGGAGCCCGTCGGCATAGGTCTCCCGGTGCGAGATCGTGAACAGGTAGTACTTGCCGTCCTGGAAGTAGATCTGTGGTCGCTCGGTCTGGTCATTGACGCAGTTGCCGCTCAGCAACGGCGGCAGGTACTCCCACTCAGTCATCGCCTTGTTCTTGGCCCGAGCCAGCCCCACGTTGGCCAGCTGGTAGTAGCCGCCGCGCTGGTTGACCGCCTCGACCGTCTCCGCCTTGGGATCGCCCTTCTCGTAGCCGAGGTCCTCCTCGGTGCAGGTGGCCAGAGTGGTGTTCTGACCGGCCTTGGCCGCGGCATCGACGTACTGCTGCTCACGGACGAAGGCCGAGTTGCCCTCGAAGACCATGTACTCGGTGGGGTCCGAGGGGTTGTTCTGGTCGCGGAAGGTGAAGGGGTCGCGGAAGTTCACGCCCGGGTTCTGCTCGCGGGTCTGGTAGTACTTGCCGTCTGGGACGAGCAGCTGGTGCTGGGTGCGGAAGCCGGTGAGCCACACGCCGTTCTCATCGGCATGGATGCGTCCTTCGGACTGCACGATCCGCGGGTCGTAGGGTTTGGACGCCCCGCCGTTGCCGTCCTGACCATAGCCCTTGTCGCCGCTGCCACCGGCGGTGGTGTTGTAGAAGGCCACCGAGGTGTAGAACATGCGGATCTTGTTGCCCTCCATGAGTCGGGCCGAGCCGGACCACTCGGTCTGGGCCGTGAAGCTCTGGTCCTCGAAGATCGAGCCGGAGGCGCCGTCGGGGAAGACGTGTCCCCCGTAGATCCACCCGCCGTTGGAGCTGTTCGCGCCGTCGGCCGAGGAGGTCTGCGTGCCGGCCTTGCGATAGAAGAAGCCCAGGCGCGCGTGGGTGTGGCGGTCGTCGAAGGTGTAGCCGGCGTGCCGGTCGGCCACCAGGGAGAAGGCGATCTCCCACCCGTTGTAGGAGATCTGGTGGGCGGCCTCATCGGTCAGCGTCCAGGTGTCCCACACCCACACGTCCTCGCTCGTGGCTGGGAAGCCGTTGGAGATCTCCGGCATCGTGAGCTGCTCGGGCATCGAGTTGGTGCCCGACGGCGCATTGGGGTTGGAGACCCGCTGGATCTGCATGGCGTCGGCGCGGGTCCACTTTGCTGTGTAGTTCTCCTCGACCCCGTGCGCCGCACCGGTGTGCTTGGTGGCGTTGGCCCAGCCGGGGTTATCGGCCTTGAAGCCGTTCGCTTCCTGGGCGGCGGCTCCACCGGCGGCCTGCTGGTCGCTTTGACCTGCCTGGCCCTGTTCAGCGGGGGACTGGCTCGCCTGCCCCTGGCCGGCGGGGGACTGGTCGTTCTTCTGGTCTGCTCCCGCCTCGGGTGAGGCCTCGGCGGTGGCGGAGGCGCTGGGGGAGGGTGACTCATCGGCGAGCGCGGTGGTGCCGGAGCCGGCCACCAGGAGCCCGAGCGCCAGCGCCGCGGCCAGTCGTCTGCGACGGGCGCGGAACGAAGTGTGTGTCACGGTCATTGTCCGTACTGTCCTTACTCATGAGGGATGAGGGTGTCAGTGCGCCGTGAGCCAATGTTCGTGATCTCCCTGCCGCTACCTTAGAGCAACCTGAACATGGAGGGATGGGACTCTTGGTCGTGCAGGCAGTTCCGGTGGTCTCCTACTGAAGACGGACCCCCTCACTTCCAGGCTTTATTGAGGTTATTGAACAGTTTAGTGATATATCGCACATGGCGATATGTTACTGGCCGGTTAGTCTTAAATGTGTTCTCCGTGAGCTGTCTGGTCTCCCAGCCTGTCGGTTCAGGTGGTCGTCCGCTGCTGGGCGGCCCCGTGTCTAACGGAGATCCTGTGAGTATTCTTCCCATCCGTCTGCGACGGTTATCCGCATCAACAACCGCTTTCCTGGCTGTGCTCGCCTTGAGTGCGGCCGGCCCGGCGGTGGCCGCTACTGCGCCGAATACGGCGGGGCAGTCCACCGCCTCCCTGCGTGACACCTCCACGGTGAGTGCCCAGTCCCTGGCTCAGATGGTCGCCGGTCCGAAGGCGACAGTCTCCAACGCTTCCGTCTCCAGCAAGGATGTCCAGATCGGCACCGTCAAGGGCCTGCCCGGTGACGGCAATGCCATCACCGAGGGCGTCGCCCTGTCCACCGGCTCTCTCATCGACCCCGATCCCACCGCCGACTCCGATACCGACATCACCCGCTCCGCGGTCCTGGGGCCCAATGACGCCCTCGACACCACTGGTGACTTCGGCGTCACTGAGGACCCGGCGGGCCTGGCGAAGGTGGCCGGCACCGATGTCTATGACGAGGCCGTCCTGGAGTTCGACGTCACCGCCACCAGCTCCAACATCGTCCTCTATTACAGCCTCGGCTCCGAGGAGTACGCCGGCGCCACTAAGGGGACCCCGGCCTCCTGGCAGTCCCGCGGCTACAAGGACCCGCTGAGCATCCAGGTCAACGGCACCGAGTGCGCCCACGTCCCCGGCACGCAGACAGCCGTGAGCGCCGCCTCGATCAACGACTCCTCGAACGCCGACTACTACACGGCCAATGTCTCGGGCCACACGCCGGGACGGATCCCGGTCGAGTTCAACGGCTACACCTCGGCCCTGCCCTGCCAGGCGGCCACGGCCCCGGGGCAGAAGGTGCACGTGCGCGTGGCCATCGCTGACGCCCAGGACGGTCAGCTCGACTCCACGGTGCTTCTGCGCACCCAGGGACTGGGCTTCACTGACAAGCCGATCACCGACTCCTGCACCGCCAAGGCCGGAACCTGCGACATCCCCGGAGCCGACAACGGCTCCAGCAAGTCGAGCAACGGCAAGGCCTCAACCACTCCGCTCGGCCAGGGCAAGCCGGGCGTCACCGACTACAGCGCCGCCTCGCCCACCGCAGGAACCAAGAACACTGTGGCCGGTCTGCCCCTGACTGGAACCCAGGCGCTCCTCCTGGGGGGCATCGCCCTGCTGCTCCTGGCCGGTGGCGGTGTAGCGCTCATG
Coding sequences within it:
- a CDS encoding ester cyclase, whose translation is MTQATELYDKWIRAWNGEMDLIDEIISPDFHFHPTNEESGEDYSGRDGVRKMITSSRTLFTPITFSIEIDPIIQGDLLAARWIGEGQYAGGFPGATAEPGTRVRFSAIDILRFKDGKFIEYWHNADDLTFMSSIGAVSFNG
- the rpmG gene encoding 50S ribosomal protein L33, whose product is MSGAKGKDLRPIIKMVSTAGTGHTYVTRKNRRNTPDRLVLRKFDPVVRRHVEYKESR
- the rpsN gene encoding 30S ribosomal protein S14, producing MAKKSKIAAELRRQQVVERYAERRAELKRASVNPHLSQDERDEAMAALHALPRDASPTRLRRRDAVDGRPRGHLRVTGTSRVRFREMALRGELPGIVKSSW
- a CDS encoding GTP-binding protein produces the protein MTDPSDDFAGNRADIPGSPAAAEGRHTLAVIGAVDPALLDLVDLSLAGQDAVVIRAGLHFGADDDAGSSDAGDDLVRLVSHSSADGFDDEPVRLDVPMPYTCPTCSLREVLAAVAQDRAAQEPGGTTVILLPAAIELAHLLPGLAEELAGTWVRLAGAAHVLDATTALDELLEHRRLSAFPGDCRCTGAVHLTNLGYADLVLALGRDENPAGADLIEHLRPHDALLLPGLDAPLLEALASLTHDTAASLSRIHPATTSAWGGPDEHGVWTLDLSASLPFHPERLRSLVVELAGQGLCARGCFWLPSRPGRVCTWEVAGGAVSVGDAGTWAEVPAAPAGAGDDASAEPRCHLVVTGVGDEGMREQVRRAFSRILLRPEEMAQALAWIGADDGLGDWFGQEDQEG
- a CDS encoding type B 50S ribosomal protein L31, producing MRPGIHPSYQPIVFRDKSAGFAFLTRSTLTSSETIEWEDGNTYPVYDVEVSSASHPFWTGQGKILDTAGRVEKFERRYGKRKR
- a CDS encoding bifunctional methylenetetrahydrofolate dehydrogenase/methenyltetrahydrofolate cyclohydrolase, encoding MRAPWNGAARVLDGKATAAALKAELKERVAALRERGVTPGLGTVLVGEDPGSVKYVAGKHADCAEVGILSIREDLPATATQAEVAAAVDRLNADDACTGYIVQLPLPAGVDTNAILERVDPAKDADGLHPTNLGRLVLRASGPIDSPLPCTPRGCIELMERHGIDLAGRNVCVVGRGVTVGRSIGLLLGRKDVNATVDICHTGTTDLAEHMRRADVVISAAGSPGIITPQMVAPGAIVLDVGVSRIVDPATGKGRIAGDVADGVDEVASWLSPNPGGVGPMTRALLLANVVETAERSL
- the ykgO gene encoding type B 50S ribosomal protein L36, which encodes MKVRASIRSLAKQPGSKVVRRRGHTYVINKKNPRLKARQG
- the glyA gene encoding serine hydroxymethyltransferase, with product MTAQAVTPSLNQPLAELDPDIAEVLTGELARQRETLEMIASENFVPRAVLECQGSVLTNKYAEGYPGRRYYGGCEVVDVAESLAIERAKAVFDAEWANVQPHSGAQANAAVLHALATPGDTLLGLSLAHGGHLTHGMKINFSGKNYNATAYGVDETTMRIEMDQVREAALRERPSVIIAGWSAYPRHLDFAAFRSIADEVGATLWVDMAHFAGLVAAGLHPNPVPHADVVSTTVHKTLGGPRSGMLLSSRAEQWGKKLNSAVFPGQQGGPLMHVIAAKAVAMKIAGTEEFRERQERTVRGAAIIAERLGADDVKAAGVSLVTGGTDVHLVLVDLRDSSLDGQQAEDLLHTAGITVNRNAVPFDPRPPRVTSGLRIGTPALATRGFGEAEFTEVADIIAATLVHGAAGTADDETLAALRARVRALTDAFPLYPGLAQ
- a CDS encoding DinB family protein, which produces MTTLEMLIDVLSRSRERFDRAFDGVTLEQANTRPAPDMAPRIDSLTWLAWHTARELDIQVAALAGVEPVWVTGGHRERFALPLPDNTEDWRHTPEEAAQVIVGDLSVLTAYLDDAYALATTYLRSLTPESLDDVIDESWDPPVTRAVRLASVVDDAAQHSGQAVYTRRLLGLPG
- the rpmB gene encoding 50S ribosomal protein L28 → MTTYCQVTGARPVFGRSVSHSHKRTPRRWDPNLQRKRYWVPSLGRTVRLTVSAKGIRTIDKLGIDVVVAQMLARGEKLS
- the purU gene encoding formyltetrahydrofolate deformylase, which codes for MAHSTAQPDSAAHLVLSLSCPDRPGIVHAVTGTLARRGGNITESKQFGDSSTGLFFMRVQVLTTVPRVELEKDLAELAGEYEMEWSLDEVGRAMRTLIMVSKEGHCLTDLLFRARSQGLPVDVVGVVGNHETLRDVAEFYGVPFHHIPVTKETKEAAEAELLGLVDSLDVELVVLARYMQILSPTLCERLHGGVINIHHSFLPSFKGARPYAQAHERGVKLIGATAHYVTADLDEGPIIEQDVTRAGHEDSVSMLQAKGQDVERRVLAQAVRWHTEHRVLLNGHRTVVFA